A window from Candidatus Bathyarchaeota archaeon encodes these proteins:
- a CDS encoding threonine synthase translates to MTYYFECINCGESYSEDEILYLCRKCGDLLDIKYRFHEVPLDLPKNQKWLETPPSVWKYRFLLPISKNSKIISLNEGGTTLYKCDRLGEALGLANLYVKNEGENPTGSFKDRGMTVGVTKALELGINTVICASTGNTSASLAAYAAKADLGCVILIPAGKIAYGKLAQAMIYGAQVIQIRGNFDDALKIVLALSEQYRKFYLLNSINPYRLEGQKTLGFEICEQLNYVVPDKVVVPVGNAGNISAIWKGFTEFRQLNLIDSTPQMVGIQAEGAAPIATAIASGKTEISPVAHPDTIATAIRIGSPVSWKKAMKTIRESKGTAQTVTDSEIIEAQKLLARKEGLFVEPAGASSLAGVKKLVESGEVRQDETIVCIATGHGLKDPDTAIQICEKPIEVDADLKALKAVLDI, encoded by the coding sequence TTGACCTATTATTTTGAATGCATTAACTGTGGAGAAAGCTATTCTGAAGACGAGATACTATACCTGTGTAGAAAATGCGGAGACCTCCTCGATATAAAATACAGATTTCATGAAGTGCCATTGGATTTGCCAAAAAATCAAAAATGGCTGGAAACACCGCCCTCTGTTTGGAAATACCGATTTCTCCTACCGATTTCAAAAAATTCAAAGATTATTTCACTCAACGAGGGGGGAACTACCCTCTATAAATGTGATAGACTTGGTGAAGCACTGGGATTAGCGAACCTCTATGTGAAAAATGAGGGAGAAAATCCAACTGGTTCCTTTAAAGACCGCGGTATGACTGTAGGAGTTACAAAGGCTCTTGAACTTGGAATAAATACCGTGATCTGTGCTTCTACAGGAAACACATCGGCTTCGTTGGCCGCATATGCTGCCAAAGCAGACCTAGGCTGTGTGATCTTGATCCCAGCAGGGAAAATTGCCTATGGAAAACTGGCGCAAGCTATGATCTACGGTGCACAGGTTATCCAAATTCGAGGAAACTTCGATGATGCGTTAAAAATCGTGCTGGCACTTTCAGAGCAATATAGAAAGTTCTACCTTTTGAATTCCATTAATCCCTATCGGTTGGAGGGGCAGAAAACCTTAGGGTTTGAAATTTGTGAACAGTTGAACTACGTGGTACCAGATAAGGTTGTAGTCCCAGTTGGAAATGCTGGGAATATAAGTGCAATCTGGAAGGGGTTCACCGAGTTCCGCCAACTTAATCTTATCGATTCAACTCCCCAAATGGTCGGTATCCAGGCTGAAGGAGCAGCCCCCATTGCAACAGCAATCGCATCGGGAAAAACCGAGATCAGTCCCGTAGCTCACCCTGACACAATTGCCACGGCCATTCGAATAGGCAGTCCAGTCAGTTGGAAAAAAGCGATGAAAACCATTAGAGAGTCCAAAGGAACTGCGCAGACAGTTACGGATAGTGAAATCATTGAAGCCCAGAAATTGTTAGCCCGCAAAGAAGGATTATTTGTTGAACCCGCCGGCGCATCCTCCCTAGCTGGTGTAAAAAAACTAGTTGAGTCAGGAGAAGTACGCCAAGACGAAACGATTGTATGCATCGCCACAGGCCATGGATTAAAGGATCCTGATACCGCAATCCAAATCTGCGAGAAGCCTATTGAGGTTGACGCTGATTTAAAAGCACTTAAAGCAGTCCTAGACATTTAA